The sequence below is a genomic window from Pithys albifrons albifrons isolate INPA30051 chromosome 21, PitAlb_v1, whole genome shotgun sequence.
ATCCAAGAAGTATCTTGTGAAAAGCTTCTCATGTTTCCTTAAaacagcaaagctctgctgccGGGAGACCAGACAGAGGCATTTCCCTGGAATTACGGGGGAATCAGATGTCTCTGAGAATAAAGAAACTAAAAGTTGTCGTGGTTTTAAGAAATATTTGGCATGTTTTAATTGGTGTTAGGAGAAAGTGGAGTGTGTTTCTGTGGTGCAGGAAATCACAGCGAGTCATCAGAGACCTTTACTGAGCTCAACTAATGCAAAAGGAATATAACATTCCAAAATGCCTGGTGTCCTATCTTTTCTAGTATTTTGACTTAGAGAAATAGTGTCACATAAGTTACTTAGAAATGGATGTTGCAAGTTTATTGGTGATAACAAACTGAAACAGTTCTCATATTCTAACAAGTAACACAAACTTCATCAATTCATACACAGCATCGAAAGACAATAAACATGGTTCAAAACAGCGTCTGGTTCTCCCTCATGGTCTTTGAGCATGGGCACATTCTGTCCCTTTGTTGTATCCTGTTCAGCTCCTGTCACAGTGATTTCTGGTCAAAGGAGTAAAAGCAGTCTTGACACTCCTTACAGAAAGCCATTTAGCACAATCTTACTCCCTTCCAGACCCACACATGGCTGTAGCGTTCCCACTGGCATAAATGGTGAATCTCTAAAATCTGAATTTGGCTTTCCTAGGGGAAAATTCATGTTGTTACATAAAAGCTGAGTTACTGCCTTACATTAATgacataaaaaaggaaaagatgaattTTTACCTGAGCGTGAATTAAATCTCAACTACAAAATTGGCTAAAGTGGGTTTGTGTGACTGGGATGGTTCTTTGGTCTCGTGTTCATTATCTGTTGCTTTAGTGAGTTTCTCAGTAGTTTCatcttccattttcctttggTTCTGAGCATCCCTCCCTGATATGAAGTCCTGCATTATCACCTCTGTTCCAGCTGCCTCCTTGGGCATCCTCTGCCACGTTCCTGCTGCCATTGGCCATAAGCTGTTGGTGGCCACAATGTCACCGTTGCTCCTGGGCCTGCGTTTTCCCTGCTGAGTTTTTTTGAGATAAGACAATTTATTTGCCATTACAACTGTCGACAGAAATAGGAAGGTGCAGATAAGCACAAGTACTGCAATGATAATGAAGCAAATCAGTATGAGAGACCTGTTGTCTTCACATTTTTCCTTGGTTGTTGAACTCTTGGGTTTGCTGGTATTCCCAGGTCTTCCAGTGGCAGAAACTGCACTTGTGACAGGAGAAGACGTTGGATTTGGGGCCATTGTGGAGGAGAGGGATTGCCTGGtactttgcatttcaaaagtagtcattttgctgctgaagtcAATGCTCAGAGGAGAATTTGTACTGGcttctgttctgttctggttCCCGCTGAAGTTTTGCCTGATGGGATTCCAGGTTTCATCTCCCACCTGAGGGTAACTGGTGTGGTTTGCACTTGCTTGCAAACACAGGGCAAAGATGATCATGGCAGG
It includes:
- the EVI2A gene encoding protein EVI2A — encoded protein: MKTKRCSKTFLAFPAMIIFALCLQASANHTSYPQVGDETWNPIRQNFSGNQNRTEASTNSPLSIDFSSKMTTFEMQSTRQSLSSTMAPNPTSSPVTSAVSATGRPGNTSKPKSSTTKEKCEDNRSLILICFIIIAVLVLICTFLFLSTVVMANKLSYLKKTQQGKRRPRSNGDIVATNSLWPMAAGTWQRMPKEAAGTEVIMQDFISGRDAQNQRKMEDETTEKLTKATDNEHETKEPSQSHKPTLANFVVEI